The proteins below are encoded in one region of Microbispora sp. NBC_01189:
- a CDS encoding MFS transporter, whose protein sequence is MTSPTSGPTRQSWVPLVVLATGVSMVVIDATIVNVAVPAILADLRLGATDVEWINSVYSLMFAALLIPFGRMGDLYGRRRLFALGVAVFLLASVLAAVSVNGPMLIAVRAVQGVGAAMAVPMTLAIINQIYTGRQRVIAFAVWGSIIGGMAAAGPLAGGWLVTEHGWRAAFWINLPIAALLLLGSLRVPDSRAGHAAGTDLAGLVLAVLGTTGVVFALIEGQKYGWFEPRRTADLFGLRFESVSPVPFAFGVGVLALVALIVRERRRERAGLPVLVDLTLFELPSFRYGSMTAVIVALGEFGMILVLPLFLQSALGYTAFRAGLVIAALALGTFLAGGLVPPLSKTLSPRAIVRIGLALEAVGAAGIGLSLAPDMGAWRPVPWLLLYGAGIGFATAQLTGVLMADVPAPLSGGASALQSTVRQLGAALGVAILGGVLVSGLGSAVERGLSDRPQQVRTSVARAVEESAGAAIPALRDPAIHAAAVEAAAEATRRVTFITALALLAGVGITLLLPRTPVGRDESPEQVAAGGPDTGGREPDM, encoded by the coding sequence ATGACGTCGCCAACCTCGGGCCCGACACGCCAAAGCTGGGTCCCTCTCGTCGTGCTCGCCACGGGCGTGTCGATGGTCGTCATCGACGCCACGATCGTGAACGTGGCAGTGCCCGCGATCCTCGCCGACCTGCGCCTCGGCGCGACCGACGTGGAATGGATCAACTCGGTCTACTCTCTGATGTTCGCGGCGCTGCTCATCCCGTTCGGGCGGATGGGCGATCTCTATGGCAGGCGCCGCCTGTTCGCCCTGGGCGTCGCGGTCTTCCTGCTGGCCAGCGTGCTGGCGGCGGTGTCGGTGAACGGGCCCATGCTGATCGCCGTACGGGCGGTCCAGGGCGTGGGAGCCGCGATGGCCGTCCCGATGACCCTCGCGATCATCAACCAGATCTACACGGGACGGCAGCGGGTCATCGCCTTCGCCGTCTGGGGCTCCATCATCGGCGGCATGGCCGCCGCCGGCCCGCTGGCGGGGGGCTGGCTCGTCACCGAGCACGGCTGGCGTGCGGCGTTCTGGATCAATCTGCCGATCGCCGCGCTGCTCCTGCTCGGCTCGCTGCGCGTGCCCGACTCGCGGGCCGGGCACGCTGCGGGCACCGACCTCGCCGGGCTCGTCCTCGCCGTGCTCGGCACGACCGGCGTCGTCTTCGCGCTGATCGAGGGCCAGAAGTACGGCTGGTTCGAGCCGCGGCGGACCGCGGACCTGTTCGGCCTGCGGTTCGAGAGCGTCTCCCCCGTGCCGTTCGCCTTCGGTGTCGGCGTCCTCGCGCTGGTCGCCCTGATCGTGCGCGAACGGCGGCGCGAGCGCGCCGGCCTGCCCGTGCTCGTCGACCTGACGCTGTTCGAGCTGCCGAGTTTCCGCTACGGCTCGATGACGGCGGTGATCGTGGCGCTCGGCGAGTTCGGCATGATCCTCGTGCTGCCGCTCTTCCTGCAGTCCGCGCTCGGCTACACCGCCTTCCGGGCCGGTCTCGTCATCGCCGCGCTGGCCCTCGGCACCTTTCTCGCGGGCGGGCTGGTCCCCCCGCTGTCGAAGACGTTGTCCCCGCGGGCCATCGTGCGGATCGGCCTGGCCCTGGAGGCGGTCGGCGCGGCCGGCATCGGCCTGTCCCTCGCGCCGGACATGGGCGCCTGGCGGCCGGTGCCGTGGCTGCTCCTCTACGGCGCGGGCATCGGCTTCGCCACGGCGCAGCTCACCGGCGTCCTCATGGCCGACGTGCCGGCGCCTCTGTCCGGCGGCGCGTCCGCGCTCCAGAGCACGGTCCGCCAGCTCGGCGCGGCGCTGGGAGTCGCCATCCTCGGCGGGGTGCTGGTGTCCGGACTCGGCTCGGCCGTCGAGCGCGGGCTCTCCGACCGGCCCCAGCAGGTGCGCACGAGCGTGGCGCGCGCGGTCGAGGAGAGCGCCGGCGCCGCCATCCCCGCGCTCCGCGACCCGGCGATCCACGCGGCGGCGGTCGAGGCCGCCGCCGAGGCGACCCGCAGGGTCACCTTCATCACGGCGCTGGCGCTGCTCGCCGGGGTCGGCATCACCCTCCTGCTCCCCCGTACGCCGGTCGGGCGGGACGAGTCTCCGGAACAGGTCGCGGCGGGCGGGCCGGATACTGGAGGTCGCGAGCCGGACATGTGA
- a CDS encoding pirin family protein: MTTTRPTPRVDVRRAAERFSTRISWLDSKHSFSFGGHHDPGNTHHGLLLVNNDDTVHPGTGFETHPHRDMEIVTWVLRGSLVHQDSEGHSGVIYPGLAQRMSAGTGILHSEKNDSWRLTGGGAHDEPVHFVQMWVVPDEPGITPGYEQLEIEGDLLAGGLVPVASGMDRHDGAAAIRIKNRYAALYAARLEPGQSVELPEAPFLHLFVPRGAVALEGAGMLETGDAVRFTATGGQKVTATEPAEILVWEMHATIAA; encoded by the coding sequence ATGACCACGACCAGGCCGACCCCCCGTGTGGACGTCCGCAGGGCGGCCGAGCGCTTCTCCACCCGCATCTCCTGGCTGGATTCCAAGCACTCGTTCTCGTTCGGCGGCCACCACGACCCCGGCAACACCCACCACGGCCTGCTGCTGGTGAACAACGACGACACCGTCCACCCGGGCACCGGGTTCGAGACGCACCCGCACCGGGACATGGAGATCGTCACCTGGGTGCTCCGGGGCTCCCTGGTCCACCAGGACTCCGAGGGCCACTCCGGGGTCATCTACCCGGGGCTCGCCCAGCGCATGAGCGCGGGCACCGGCATCCTGCACTCGGAGAAGAACGACTCCTGGCGGCTGACCGGCGGCGGCGCCCATGACGAGCCTGTCCACTTCGTCCAGATGTGGGTGGTCCCCGACGAGCCCGGCATCACCCCCGGGTACGAGCAGTTGGAGATCGAGGGCGACCTGCTGGCCGGCGGCCTGGTGCCGGTGGCCTCCGGCATGGACAGGCACGACGGCGCCGCGGCCATCCGGATCAAGAACCGGTACGCCGCGCTGTACGCCGCCCGTCTGGAGCCCGGCCAGTCCGTGGAACTGCCCGAGGCGCCGTTCCTGCACCTGTTCGTGCCCCGGGGCGCCGTCGCCCTGGAGGGTGCGGGCATGCTGGAGACCGGCGACGCCGTACGGTTCACCGCCACCGGCGGGCAGAAGGTCACCGCGACCGAGCCCGCCGAGATCCTCGTGTGGGAGATGCACGCGACCATCGCCGCGTGA
- a CDS encoding ATP-dependent DNA ligase has translation MTSDEVRDGVTLTNLDQPLFDGAGAAKRDLVDYLDAVRDRIVPVLRDRPLSVVRVRQGQAPFMQKNVPSYAPDWVRTVTVWAESSQRRVSYALCDDRRTLLWLANQRAVEYHPALVHAGRRDRPTHLVLDIDPPSAEAFSRAVGAARLVARALAGAGLSGAVKTSGAKGLHVFVPLEGETTEDVAAATRALGVRAERLDPALATTAFIREDRGDRVFVDSTRSGGATVVAAYSPRVRPGVPVSFPVAWDDLDRITPGDFTVRTAARLLRDGDPWADLMPEPQRLPRDLVEEGHMIPVARVQAMHEGRRRARARRG, from the coding sequence ATGACCAGCGATGAGGTTCGCGACGGAGTCACGCTGACCAATCTCGATCAGCCGTTGTTCGACGGCGCGGGGGCGGCCAAGCGCGACCTGGTCGACTACCTGGACGCCGTACGCGACCGGATCGTCCCGGTGCTGCGCGACCGGCCGCTGTCCGTCGTGCGGGTCCGGCAGGGCCAGGCGCCGTTCATGCAGAAGAACGTGCCCTCGTACGCCCCGGACTGGGTGCGGACGGTCACGGTGTGGGCCGAGTCCTCCCAGCGGCGGGTGTCGTACGCGCTGTGCGACGACCGGCGGACCCTGCTGTGGCTCGCCAACCAGCGGGCGGTGGAGTATCACCCCGCCCTCGTCCACGCGGGCCGCCGGGACCGGCCCACCCACCTCGTGCTCGACATCGACCCGCCGTCGGCCGAGGCGTTCTCCCGGGCCGTCGGCGCCGCCCGCCTGGTCGCCCGGGCACTCGCCGGCGCCGGGCTGTCGGGCGCGGTGAAGACCAGCGGCGCCAAGGGCCTGCACGTGTTCGTGCCGCTGGAGGGCGAGACCACGGAGGACGTGGCCGCCGCCACCCGCGCGCTCGGCGTCCGGGCCGAACGTCTCGACCCCGCCCTCGCCACGACGGCGTTCATCCGGGAGGACCGGGGAGACCGGGTGTTCGTCGACTCGACCCGGTCCGGCGGGGCGACCGTCGTCGCGGCCTACAGCCCGCGCGTACGGCCCGGCGTCCCGGTCTCCTTCCCGGTCGCGTGGGACGACCTGGACCGGATCACACCCGGCGACTTCACCGTGCGCACGGCGGCGCGCCTGCTCCGCGACGGCGATCCCTGGGCCGATCTCATGCCGGAGCCCCAGCGTCTCCCCCGCGACCTCGTCGAGGAGGGCCACATGATCCCGGTCGCCCGCGTGCAGGCCATGCACGAGGGCAGACGCCGCGCCCGCGCCCGACGCGGATAG
- a CDS encoding methyltransferase domain-containing protein encodes MAHESAVYTHGHHESVLRSHRWRTAANSAAYLLSALKPHMRVLDVGCGPGTITADLAAYVPEGEVVGLDNAPAVLEQAREEVARRGVGNVSFTTGDVHALGAPGASFCVVHAHQVLQHVGDPVGALREMRRVTKPGGVVAARDSDYAGMIWYPLVPALDDWLDLYHRVARANGGEPDAGRRLRSWAGEAGFAEITSSSSTWCFATPEDRAWWSGLWADRTLQSSYASRVIEGGHATLDDLRRISDGWREWGASADGWFSVVHGEILCRVG; translated from the coding sequence ATGGCACACGAATCGGCCGTCTACACACACGGTCATCACGAGTCCGTCCTGCGCTCCCATCGCTGGCGCACCGCCGCCAACTCCGCGGCGTACCTGCTGAGCGCGCTGAAGCCCCACATGCGCGTCCTGGACGTCGGCTGCGGCCCCGGCACGATCACCGCCGACCTGGCCGCGTACGTGCCGGAGGGCGAGGTGGTCGGCCTCGACAACGCCCCCGCCGTGCTGGAGCAGGCCCGGGAGGAGGTGGCACGGCGTGGCGTCGGCAACGTGAGCTTCACGACCGGCGACGTGCACGCGCTCGGCGCTCCCGGCGCCTCCTTCTGCGTCGTGCACGCCCACCAGGTGCTCCAGCACGTCGGCGACCCGGTGGGCGCGCTGCGCGAGATGCGGCGCGTGACGAAGCCGGGCGGCGTCGTCGCGGCGCGCGACTCCGACTACGCCGGCATGATCTGGTATCCGCTGGTCCCCGCGCTGGACGATTGGCTGGACCTCTACCACCGGGTCGCCCGGGCCAACGGCGGCGAGCCCGACGCCGGGCGGCGGCTGCGCTCCTGGGCCGGGGAGGCCGGCTTCGCCGAGATCACCTCGTCGTCGTCCACCTGGTGTTTCGCCACCCCGGAGGACCGGGCGTGGTGGAGCGGTCTGTGGGCCGACCGCACCCTCCAGTCCTCCTACGCGAGCCGGGTGATCGAGGGCGGTCACGCCACCCTGGACGACCTGCGGCGGATCTCCGACGGCTGGCGGGAGTGGGGCGCGAGCGCCGACGGCTGGTTCAGCGTCGTGCACGGCGAGATCCTCTGCCGGGTGGGCTGA
- a CDS encoding MarR family winged helix-turn-helix transcriptional regulator, whose translation MDSPRWLDADEQRAWRAYLRMQGRLAARLNRELQAGSGLSLADYEVLVHLTDSADGRLRPFELERGLQWEQSRLSHHLTRMQRRGLVRREECAEDGRGAFVVISEEGRRAIAAAAPGHVETVRRLFFDGLTREQVAALERLAAAVLTRLDHDSPGDDRDHDLS comes from the coding sequence ATGGACAGCCCACGCTGGCTCGACGCGGACGAACAACGCGCCTGGCGGGCCTACCTGCGCATGCAGGGGCGTCTCGCGGCTCGGCTCAACCGGGAGCTGCAGGCCGGCTCCGGCCTTTCCCTGGCCGACTACGAGGTCCTCGTGCACCTCACCGACAGCGCCGACGGGCGGCTGCGGCCGTTCGAGCTGGAGCGCGGCCTCCAGTGGGAGCAGAGCCGCCTGTCCCACCACCTGACCCGCATGCAGCGGCGTGGCCTCGTCCGCCGCGAGGAGTGCGCCGAGGACGGCCGGGGCGCGTTCGTCGTGATCAGCGAGGAGGGCCGCCGCGCCATCGCCGCCGCCGCCCCGGGGCACGTGGAGACCGTACGCCGCCTGTTCTTCGACGGGCTCACCCGCGAGCAGGTCGCCGCGCTCGAACGGCTGGCCGCCGCGGTGCTCACCCGCCTCGACCACGACAGCCCCGGCGACGACCGCGACCACGATCTCAGCTGA
- a CDS encoding HPP family protein, with product MLVHEIMTAPVVTVRRTATIRQAVRLLYEQDITAAPVVERPGRMVGIVSEMDLLRGEFETDPRAFLRPEALPTGRPPALVEEVMTPRVATVGDAADVMDLLDLMITTGVKSVPVVRDDDLVGIVSRRDLMGLLVQGDGRIRDDVLAALRDCAETASFGAAVRSGVVELYGPGDERSARIAEMVVRTVPGVAGVVFPEGLIS from the coding sequence ATGCTGGTCCACGAGATCATGACGGCGCCGGTGGTGACGGTGCGGCGCACGGCGACGATCAGGCAGGCCGTCCGCCTGCTGTACGAGCAGGACATCACGGCCGCGCCGGTGGTCGAACGGCCCGGACGGATGGTCGGCATCGTCAGCGAGATGGATCTGCTGCGCGGCGAGTTCGAGACCGATCCCCGGGCCTTCCTGCGTCCCGAGGCCCTGCCCACCGGCAGGCCGCCCGCGCTCGTCGAGGAGGTCATGACGCCGCGCGTCGCCACTGTGGGCGACGCGGCCGACGTCATGGACCTCCTGGATTTGATGATCACGACCGGGGTGAAGAGCGTCCCGGTGGTGCGTGACGACGACCTCGTCGGCATCGTCAGCCGGCGCGACCTGATGGGGCTGCTCGTCCAGGGGGACGGGCGGATCCGCGACGACGTGCTCGCGGCGCTGCGCGACTGCGCCGAAACGGCGTCCTTCGGCGCGGCCGTGCGGAGCGGCGTCGTCGAGCTGTACGGTCCGGGCGACGAGCGGTCGGCCCGCATCGCCGAGATGGTCGTCCGGACCGTCCCCGGCGTCGCCGGCGTCGTCTTCCCCGAAGGACTGATCAGCTGA
- a CDS encoding CapA family protein: MRSAAGDPVTLFLCGDVMLGRGVDQILPHPGDPALREPHVRDAGAYVELAEAANGPIPRPAAYSWPWGDTLEVLDEAAPDVRVLNLETSVTRAADFAPGKAVHYRMNPANLPALTMARPDVCVLANNHVLDFGVRGLAETLDVLAEAGLGRAGAGRDEDEAWRPAVVPLPGGGRVLVFAAAMPSSGVPGGWAARRDRPGVAFLPAPSPDCAAETVHRVRRVRRPGDVVVVSVHWGSNWGYEVGDDQAGFAHALVDGGVDLVHGHSSHHPRPAEVYRDRLILYGCGDFIDDYEGITGCEEYRDDLRLLYFATVEAASGRLRELRMAPMRAVRMRLRHAGDEDREWLRGTLDRIGRRFGARTGPAPGGTLVLAPAG; encoded by the coding sequence ATGCGGTCGGCGGCGGGGGATCCGGTCACCCTGTTCCTGTGCGGAGACGTCATGCTCGGGCGCGGCGTCGACCAGATCCTCCCGCACCCGGGTGATCCCGCCCTGCGGGAGCCGCACGTCCGGGACGCCGGGGCGTACGTCGAGCTGGCCGAGGCGGCGAACGGCCCGATCCCGCGCCCGGCCGCCTACTCCTGGCCCTGGGGCGACACGCTGGAGGTGCTGGACGAGGCCGCTCCTGACGTCCGCGTGCTCAACCTGGAGACGAGCGTCACCCGGGCCGCCGACTTCGCGCCGGGGAAAGCCGTGCACTATCGGATGAACCCGGCCAACCTTCCCGCGCTGACCATGGCCCGGCCGGACGTGTGCGTGCTGGCCAACAACCACGTGCTCGACTTCGGCGTACGCGGGCTCGCCGAGACGCTCGACGTCCTGGCGGAGGCGGGGCTCGGCCGGGCCGGGGCCGGCCGCGACGAGGACGAGGCCTGGCGGCCCGCGGTCGTGCCGCTCCCCGGCGGCGGCCGCGTGCTGGTGTTCGCGGCCGCGATGCCGTCCAGCGGCGTCCCGGGCGGGTGGGCGGCCCGGCGGGACCGGCCCGGGGTGGCCTTCCTCCCGGCGCCGTCCCCCGACTGCGCGGCCGAGACCGTCCACCGCGTACGGCGGGTCAGGCGGCCGGGGGACGTCGTGGTCGTCTCCGTCCACTGGGGGTCGAACTGGGGCTACGAGGTCGGCGACGACCAGGCCGGGTTCGCGCACGCGCTCGTCGACGGCGGCGTCGACCTCGTCCACGGCCACTCCTCGCACCACCCCCGCCCTGCGGAGGTGTACCGGGACCGGCTGATCCTCTACGGCTGCGGCGACTTCATCGACGACTACGAGGGCATCACCGGCTGTGAGGAGTACCGCGACGACCTGCGACTGCTGTATTTCGCGACGGTGGAGGCCGCGTCGGGGCGGCTGCGCGAACTGCGGATGGCGCCGATGCGGGCCGTACGCATGCGACTGCGGCACGCCGGTGACGAGGACCGCGAGTGGCTGCGCGGGACCCTCGACCGGATCGGCCGGAGGTTCGGCGCGCGGACCGGGCCGGCGCCCGGCGGGACGCTCGTCCTCGCGCCGGCCGGATAG